One window of the Salvia splendens isolate huo1 chromosome 1, SspV2, whole genome shotgun sequence genome contains the following:
- the LOC121802817 gene encoding WD repeat-containing protein 44-like isoform X2, protein MNRTVSISLDDEDFFDSCDRLSSVVALDLASLDDDDDEFYEASRMSFARGASIKRIYSISPVRPDPSSAIPPAYDMWIAEPGDIKERRQRLLQGMGLVSNKDLLRLATSKAVRTVSIKTTNAPSPALEPASSHDHPPQNEADAKPVTKAVAVQLPVRAIVLVRSRSDADIDMFSTKTKQRKLDLLGPVSKNKIIRTMSGQLVPSTSSAIQVVKDTTEHYHHRTGSDSVSVVQDAALGSFVLIKNLDTGNDFIVKEFNDEGWNKLNDLHTGKQLTMDEFEMSVGTSPVVKELMRRASKKQQQQKKDSHFTKSFRSSTRKGSAILKNLKGAASGFLVVEKMEKAVAEKAEKEEKESVPVDQKVEKQAPQWVDAHQHGKTLKELTALHFSQEIQAHEGSIWTMRFSSDARFLASAGEDTNVHVWEVRECEIAQPKPPPESESTSHHAPADEHQPSTDGDGDGEGDGDGDGDGDGDGDDDGDGSNHRLVLAEMAALKKGKKTGKGVAPAAIPDHVKLPETVVALSKKPKYTLKGHKDEVLDLAWSYSQQLISSSMDKTVRMWELETQSCLKIFAHSDYVTCIQFNPVVDNHFISGSLDGKLRIWSVPDRQVVDWTDVHEMVTAAVYTPDGLGAIVGSQQGNCKIYSAKDSTLEHQMDIQRKKKSQTKKFTAFQSPSKKLPGFQTPAPAGKITGFQFTPWSPSEVLITSADSRIGIYNGPDLAQKIRVARCRRHSARMENT, encoded by the exons ATGAATCGGACGGTGAGCATAAGCTTAGATGACGAAGACTTCTTCGACTCATGCGACAGATTGTCGTCCGTGGTGGCCTTGGACCTGGCCTCCCTAGACGACGACGATGACGAATTCTACGAGGCTAGCCGCATGTCCTTCGCCCGAGGCGCCTCCATCAAGCGCATCTACTCCATCTCCCCGGTGAGGCCCGACCCCTCCTCTGCCATCCCCCCTGCCTACGACATGTGGATTGCCGAGCCCGGAGACATCAAGGAGCGCCGCCAGCGCCTCCTCCAAGGCATGGGCCTCGTCAGCAACAAGGACCTCCTCCGCCTCGCCACCTCTAAAGCCGTCCGTACCGTCTCCATCAAGACCACCAACGCCCCCTCCCCTGCCCTGGAACCGGCCAGCAGCCACGACCACCCACCACAAAATGAGGCCGACGCAAAACCCGTAACCAAGGCGGTTGCTGTACAGCTTCCGGTTCGGGCGATCGTGCTGGTCCGGTCCCGGTCAGACGCTGATATAGACATGTTCTCCACCAAGACGAAGCAGAGGAAGCTGGACTTACTAGGGCCGGtgtcgaagaacaagataatcCGGACGATGTCGGGGCAGCTGGTGCCGAGCACCTCCAGCGCCATTCAAGTGGTCAAGGATACAACAGAGCATTATCATCACCGGACCGGTTCGGACAGCGTGAGCGTGGTGCAGGACGCTGCtctcgggtccttcgtcctcATCAAGAATCTCGACACGGGCAACGATTTCATCGTGAAGGAGTTCAACGACGAGGGGTGGAACAAGCTCAACGACCTCCACACCGGGAAGCAGCTCACCATGGACGAGTTCGAGATGTCGGTGGGCACCTCCCCCGTGGTGAAGGAGCTCATGCGCCGCGCCTCcaagaagcagcagcagcagaagAAGGACTCTCACTTCACCAAGAGTTTCCGGAGCAGCACCAGGAAGGGCTCCGCCATTTTGAAGAATCTCAAGGGCGCCGCCAGCGGGTTTCTCGTGGTCGAGAAGATGGAGAAGGCGGTGGCAGAGAAAGCGGAAAAGGAAGAGAAAGAGTCTGTTCCGGTAGACCAGAAAGTTGAGAAGCAGGCGCCTCAATGGGTGGATGCTCATCAGCACGGAAAAACATTGAAAGAATTGACAGCGTTGCATTTCTCTCAAGAGATTCAAGCTCATGAGGGCTCCATTTGGACAATGCGGTTCAGCTCCGACGCCCGTTTCCTCGCCAGTGCTGGTGAAGATACCAACGTTCATGTGTGGGAAGTCCGTGAATGTGAGATCGCGCAGCCAAAGCCTCCGCCTGAATCTGAGTCAACTTCCCATCATGCTCCTGCTGATGAACATCAGCCTAGTACCGATGGAGATGGCGATGGCGAAGGCGATGGCGATGGCGATGGCGATGgcgatggtgatggtgatgatgatggtgatgGTTCCAATCATAGACTTGTGCTTGCAGAGATGGCCGCTCTGAAAAAGGGCAAGAAAACTGGAAAGGGAGTAGCTCCCGCTGCAATCCCCGACCACGTGAAGTTGCCAGAGACGGTGGTCGCACTTTCCAAAAAGCCAAAGTACACACTCAAAGGTCACAAGGATGAAGTATTGGATTTAGCATGGTCATATTCTCAG CAATTGATTTCGTCTTCGATGGACAAGACCGTGAGGATGTGGGAGTTGGAAACGCAGAGCTGCCTAAAGATCTTCGCCCACAGCGACTATG TGACTTGCATACAGTTCAATCCAGTAGTTGATAATCACTTCATAAGTGGCTCACTCGATGGGAAGCTTCGCATCTGGAGTGTCCCGGACCGCCAAGTCGTGGACTGGACTGATGTTCACGAAATGGTCACTGCTGCTGTCTACACCCCTGATGGCCTG GGCGCTATAGTCGGATCACAACAGGGGAACTGTAAAATATACAGTGCTAAAG ATTCGACATTGGAGCATCAGATGGATATCCAGAGAAAAAAGAAGTCGCAAACGAAGAAGTTCACTGCATTCCAGTCTCCATCTAAGAAACTACCCGGATTCCAGACTCCAGCTCCAGCTGGAAAAATCACTGGCTTTCAG TTCACTCCATGGAGTCCGTCCGAAGTGCTAATCACTTCAGCCGACTCTCGTATAGGAATCTACAACGGCCCGGACCTTGCCCAAAAAATCCGAG TAGCCAGATGTCGGCGTCATTCTGCCCGGAtggaaaacacataa